A window of Aquibium oceanicum genomic DNA:
ACGCGCGCGCTGATGATAATGGCGGGCGTTTTCACCGAGGACGATGGCGGCATGAGATCAATGATTTCCGCGCATCTCATGGATCGCTACAAGACGCTGGTGTCCTGACGCGATCTCGCCGATTTCGTGCCGCTCGGTCAGTCGCGCGGCCTTCTCGCCACCGCCGCCTCTTTGGGTTCGCTGCGGGTAGAAGGCAGGGGAAGGTCGATCCCTTGCAAGACATAGGTTGCTCCGGCCGCGGTGAAGTGCCCGTAATCCCACTGGATGGGGATGCCATCCGGGGTCAGGACCTGGCATTTCCCTTTCGGGCAGATCGCATCTAGGATCGAAATCAGATGCGCCGAAGTTCCCGCGACCTGTTTAGCGACACCTCTGTCGACCCGCTGCTTCGTAGCGTACCGCCTGGAAGCTCGCATCAGATCTTGACCCGTCATTCTCGACTTCGCCAAAAGCTTCGCGAGGCTATGCCGATACTCGACCGTGGGGCCGAACACGATGACTTCCGGTGTGTATCGGCTCACGGTCTCGATCGTTTTTCTCAGATTCTTGATGCCGCGACGGTCCCACCGGGCGGAAATGATCACTGCATCGAACGCCATGTTCGGCAGGTACGTCTTGAATACGTCATTCATCAGCTCGGTGCAGCGCTTCTTCCCGACCGAGCGGACCACCGGCTGACACGCTGATGCAGCGGCTTGAGCAAAATGTATGCCGGGATACAGTTGACGAAGTGCCGGCATGAAGTGATCGGCGTGGCTGTCGCCGAGAACGAGGACGTTCGGCTTGTCGGCGACTCGGGCTAGGCATCGATCGGGGTCGAAAGTCACCCGCTTACGATCGCTTATACTCGTGACGAAGCACGCTAAGTCCCGTTCCTTGTGCAAACCGTAATTCATGAACGAAGCCATTTCGCGGGCGTCCGCCGGCAATCTCGACGGTAACCCGCCAAAGATTACTAGCGCGTAGCAACCAGTGGCGACCGCGGCCATACTCGCGCCCCCGACGGAAACCGCTACCCAGCGAGGCGGCCTGCGGCGACGAATGGGCTCCTCGACCAGCCACCAAGAAAGCGCGGCCAGCACGAACGATACCGCGATCAACGCGAGACGATCGTACAGGGGCGGAACGTCTCCCATTCCGTACTGGCGATAGAGAACCAGGACAGGCCAGTGCCAAAGGTACAGGGAGAAGCTGATCTTTCCGACGAAGACCATGGGTGGCAGGGAGAGCACCCGCGCGACGACCGTACGTTGCGCGTTCGCCCCGATCAGGAGCGCGGCGCCGACGCAAGGATAGAGTGCGTTAGCCCCCGGGAACGGCGACTTCGCGGTGAGCGCGAAGATGCCATAGGCAACCAGGCCGATACCGATGACGGCAATCGCCTCTGCCGCCGGGCGGTGCCTGATTGCCGGCACGAACACCAGGAGCGCGCCGATCGCCAGCTCCCACGCCCGCGTGTGCAGCATGTAGAAAGCCACCGGCTGGTCGCTTTTCACGATGTAGACCGATGCGACGAAGCTGCCGGCAATGATGGCGATCAGGGCCGCGATTGCGGCGGACCTCGTCGAGAATCGCAGGACGACGAAGAGCAGGATCGGCCAGACGATATAGAACTGCTCCTCGACCGCCAGCGACCACATGTGCAGTAGCGGCATGAGATCCGCGGCGTTGTCGAAATACCCGCCGGTGTTGTGCAGGAAAAAGAAATTGGCAAGGCCGAACGCGGAGTAAGTAGCGCTCTCTCCGAACTGGGAATACTCTTCCGGCAGCAGGACGATGTATCCTGCGATCGCGGCGGCGATGATTGTGGTCAGTGTTGCTGGCAATATCCTGCGGACGCGGCGATCGTAGAAGCCGAGTACAGAGAATCTGCCTTCCTCCATTTCGCGCGCGATGATCGACGTGATCAGAAAACCGGAAATGACGAAGAATACATCGACCCCGGTGAAACCGCCCGAAAAAGGACCGATCGCATAGTGGTAAAGGATAACGGATACGACGGATACCGTCCGCAGCCCGTCGATGTCTGGCCTGTAGTTCATCCGTCGTCCTCGTAAAGCGGTTATCACCCTTAAGCATGTCCACTTGACAATCTCAACTGTCGGCTCGCCGCGCACCGTCCCGGTCTTGTCGGCGCGGGCTCTTCGTCATGCCACTGACGGCGGCCGGATCCGACAGAAATCTTCAACGCCTCCAGAAAGGAACGACGATGAACGTCATCCCCAACGCATGGCCTCCTGCCGTGCCGATGAAGCGCATCCACGGCCACTGGACGGCCGGCGGCCATAAGGCCAACCAGACTGATGCGGCCTGATACAAACGGTTTGCCTCCCTTATGACCGATCCGGTCAAGGTCTACTGCGCTGCCGCCGCAACTAGCGTACGCTGGATAGAGTGGCCGCCATGCTGTCTTTTC
This region includes:
- a CDS encoding acyltransferase family protein, whose amino-acid sequence is MNYRPDIDGLRTVSVVSVILYHYAIGPFSGGFTGVDVFFVISGFLITSIIAREMEEGRFSVLGFYDRRVRRILPATLTTIIAAAIAGYIVLLPEEYSQFGESATYSAFGLANFFFLHNTGGYFDNAADLMPLLHMWSLAVEEQFYIVWPILLFVVLRFSTRSAAIAALIAIIAGSFVASVYIVKSDQPVAFYMLHTRAWELAIGALLVFVPAIRHRPAAEAIAVIGIGLVAYGIFALTAKSPFPGANALYPCVGAALLIGANAQRTVVARVLSLPPMVFVGKISFSLYLWHWPVLVLYRQYGMGDVPPLYDRLALIAVSFVLAALSWWLVEEPIRRRRPPRWVAVSVGGASMAAVATGCYALVIFGGLPSRLPADAREMASFMNYGLHKERDLACFVTSISDRKRVTFDPDRCLARVADKPNVLVLGDSHADHFMPALRQLYPGIHFAQAAASACQPVVRSVGKKRCTELMNDVFKTYLPNMAFDAVIISARWDRRGIKNLRKTIETVSRYTPEVIVFGPTVEYRHSLAKLLAKSRMTGQDLMRASRRYATKQRVDRGVAKQVAGTSAHLISILDAICPKGKCQVLTPDGIPIQWDYGHFTAAGATYVLQGIDLPLPSTRSEPKEAAVARRPRD